In Thermococcus gorgonarius, the genomic window GCGGTCAATTCTACCAAGAGTTGATTCGAGAACCTCAGCTGTATCAAGAAGGATGTCCCTACTCTTCACGTCAACACCTCCAAAATTTGAAAAGAAAAGAGGCTTAAGACCTTTGTGCCTTCTCTGCCTTAAGCAGCCTGCTTATGCTCCAGTACATCATGGCAAAGATAACAAGCCATGCACCCACCATGTAGATTACCCAGCTTTCCATCGTCACCACCTCAGACCTTTACGATGACCTCGTTCTTTTCTAGCTCCTCTGCATACTTTCTCTTGATGGAGTAGTAGCTCTCAATGAATCCGATGATCCACATGACGATTATTGCCGTCCACGGTGCGATGCCGATCCTTCCGCTTATGAAGCTCTTGAATGTTCCGACCAGTGGGAGCAACAGGAGTATCGGTGCTATGTAGAGGATTATTGGTTTGTACCAGCCGGGAACTTCCATCCATGCACCCTCGTGGAGCTCCTTCCAGAAGTTGTCGGGCTTGAAGAGGTACACTGCAACGATGATGTCAAACAGCGCCAGCAGTGTCAGCTGGAAGCTGACCCACGCGTCAACCTGGTCCATGTAACCGCTGATGTAAACGACCGGCAGTCCCATTATGAAGTATATGAGGAACACTATCCAGGTGCCTATGCTCCTCTTGATGTTGAGGTCTTCCTCAAGCAGAGCCACAAGGTAGTTGTACATTGCTATTGCCGAGGTGAACCCTGCGAACCAGAGGAGCAGGAACCACATCGCACCGAAGAGCTTTCCAGCATCCCCCATGCTGACGAAGACGTTTGGCAGGCTGGTGTATGAGAAGCCAAGACCGAATTTTTGGCCAATCCAAGCGAGTGCCTCACTCTTACCCTTGGCCAAGACATCCGCTGGAACGATCTTGGGAGCGTAAGCGGTAGCGAGCGGTATGGCTATTGAACCACCGAGGACTACTTCAGCGAACTCGTTGAGCGAAACCGTCGCGAGACCGCTGAGGGCAACGTCATCCTTGGGACCGAGATAGCTCGCATAGTTCTGGATGATACCCATACCGAGCGAGAGTGTGAAGAATATTTGTCCGGTCGCAGCGAGCATGACGTCCCAAAGGTGGTCTCCAAGGTAACTCCAGTTCGGGCTCCAGATGAATTTGAATCCATCAATGGTGCTCCAGTTGGGGTCTATTGGTGAACCAAGGACGAAGATGTAGCCGACCATTATAATTGCGAAGATATAGAGCAGTGGCATCATTACCTTGACCCATCTCTCTATTCCCTTGCTGACACCCTGGCCGACTGCTATGGAGAGCAGTATGACTGTGATTCCCCAGAACAGAAAGACCTCGCCGTGGTTGCTGAGGTAGTTGCTGAAGAAGTCTCCCGTGTTCTGGCCGAAGTAGGCGCCGGTTATGCTGAACCAGGAGTAAGCCGCTGACCAGCCTATGAGGTGCAGGTAGTAGCTATTGAGCAACACCGTCAGACTGAAGGCCAGCATACCGCTGATGACACCCAACCAGAGCGCGCTCCTCGGCTTGAGGCTTTCCCTGGCCATGAGGTAGTACGTTGGACCGAGGGTACCGTGACCATACTTGCCACCGTAGCGACCGGCGACCCACTCAATCCACATCACTGGAATACCGAGGAAGAACAGTGCTACGAAGTACGGCACCATGAAGGCGCCGCCACCGTTTTGGGCCACCTGCGTTGGGAACCTGACGAAGTTACCGAGACCAACGGCGTTACCTGCCATGGCCAAAATCAAACCAATCTTTGTTGCCCATTGATCCCTCTGCTCCACTTACATCACCCCCTTATTTTTGCCCCGGAAATACAAAGAGGGGCTAACAAGGACATACTGGCACATTAAAGTATTTCTTCTCTATTAAAAAGTCTTTCGGAAGCGGTCTATTGTTATTTGACGCAAATTCGAAAATTATACTCTTTTTTGAACTTTTTACAAAGATTTTGTTGGAATTGGAAGGACTCTCCATCAAGAGTCTTAGCCGGAGTTTTTACATAGACTACTGCTGGGGTAATACTTAGCTATTCTATGGACGAATCTGTCCAGCAAACCTTATTAATGTCTTCAAAAACCGAGTTTTGAAAAATCAAAATGACGTTTTGAAAGGGGGTGGGAACGTGAAGAAACTCGTTGGTTTTTTGGTTGTCTTGCTGTTGGTGATTTCAGCCGGGTGTATTGGTTCAGAAAAAGGTACCTCTACCAGTACCACAAGCTCGGGGAGCGAAAAAACTACCACTACCAGCAACAAGCCTGAAACCTTAGTAGTGTACTCCTATGATAGTTTTGAATACGTTGCTCAGGCAACGTTTCCAAAGTTCGAGGAGAAATACGGAGTTAAGGTAAAGCTCATCACCGTTGGCGACGCAGGACAGCTCTTGAACAGGCTGATCCTTGAAAAGGACAACCCCCAGGCGGACGTGGTTATAGGCATAGACAACAGCCTCGCCGCTAAGGCCATAAAAGCCGGAATTCTCGACCCCTACAAACCGAAGAACATAGACCTCGTTCCAGAATGGCTCATCGAGAAGCTCGACCCAACCTATCACTTGATTCCCTACGACTATGGTTACATAGCCATAAACTACAGGCTGGACAAGGTCAGCGAGCCGCCGAAGAGTCTTGAAGACCTCACCAAGCCCGAGTGGAAGGACAAACTCGTCATCGAGGATCCAAGAACGAGCTCACCGGGTGCAGCGTTTCTCCTGTGGACGATAGCCGTTTACGGTAACGATGGCTACCTCGACTACTGGGAGAAGCTCAAGGAGAACGGCGTTGTTATAACCGAAGGCTGGAGCGACGCATGGTACGGGAAGTTCATGAAGGAGGGCTACCCACTGGTTCTGAGCTACTCCACCTCACCGGCGGCCACGGTTTACTACGAAAACAACACCAACATCAGGGCGGTGGCCTTCAGGGAGGGCAACTACCTCCAGGTTGAGGGCGCGGGAATAGTCAAGGGCACCAAGAAGAAAGACCTTGCCCAGAAGTTCATAGAGTGGCTCCTAACCGAGGACTTCCAGAGCGAAGTACCAACTAACCAGTGGATGTATCCCGTTAATCCAAACGTCAAGCTCCCAGACGTCTATAAGTACGCCGTTCCGCTCGAGGAGATCAAGCCCGTCAGCCTTGATCCGGAGTATGTAAGGGAGAACTTCGACCGCTGGATAAGGGAGTGGGTGCAGCTCATGATCCAGGGCAAGAGCCCCGAGGAGATAAAGGCCTCAAGGGAGGGTTGAATAGGCTCTAACCTTTATCCCAACTTTTTTTGGAATTTTCTTCGGGCTAAAGGGCAGCTCGGGTATGGGGGTTTCGGTCGTTATTTCTTTTCCCTCAACCTCAAGGATCATCCGCACCCTGCCGGGTAGGATCTCGTATTCCAGAACCTCCGCATCGTTTCCTTCCGTTACGACAACGCTCTCGGGCCTGAAGAACACCTTAACTCTTCCGTCCCTGCCGACTTCAAAGCACAGCCCGCCGAGACATGCCCTTCCGTTTTTGCTTTCGAGTTCGAGGAGGTTGGCCTTCCCGAGGAACTTGGCCACGAACTCGCTCTTTGGATGATAGTAGAGCTCCAGCGGTTCCCCAAGCTGGAGGATTTTTCCGGCGTTCATCACAGCTATCCTGTCGCTTATTGCCATTGCCTCCTCTTGGTCGTGGGTGACGTACACAGTTGTGGTCCCGGTTTCTCTCTGGATCCTCCTTATCTCCCGTCTCAGCCGCTCTCTGATTTTGGCATCTAGGTTGCTGAGGGGTTCGTCGAGGAGAAGGACGAGGGGCTCTATAACGAGGGCCCTGGCCAAAGCCACGCGCTGCTGCTGTCCGCCGCTGAGCTGTTCCGGATAGCGCTTTTCCATTCCCTCCAGGCCAACCACCTCAAGAACCTCTCTCACCCTGCGCTCGATCTCATTCCTCGGCAGTTTCCTCAGCTTCAGCCCAAAGGCCACGTTGTCAAAAACAGTCATGTGAGGAAAGAGCGCGTAATCCTGGAAGACGAGGCCGATGTTCCTCTCGTAGGGTTCTTTCCCGGTAACGTCCTCCTCACCAAAGAAAACCCTGCCTTCGGCCTTCTCCAGGCCGGCTATTATCCTCAGCGTCGTGGTTTTCCCACAGCCGCTGGGTCCCAGAAGGGTAAGAAGCTCACCGTCCCTGACCTCAAGTTTGGGGATGCTCAGGGTGAACCCTTCCCTGACGAGTCTGATCCCGTCAAGCCTTACCTCTACCATACTTCCTCACCGGTCTTCTCGATTATCAGGAAACCAACAAGGCTAACGAGGATTAGAATCACGCCCATGGCTGATGCCGGGCCGAACTGTCTGGTTCCGAGGTACTTGTAGATGGCTATCGTGACGGTCGTGTATTCCGGCCGGTAGATCATGTAGGTTGCCCCGAGTTCTGCAACGCTCATGGCGAAGGCGAATATGGCCCCGACGAGAAGTCCGCCCATAGCTAGGGGAAGTTCCACCTTCAGAAATGCCGTTAGATCCCTTGCACCCAGGGTTAAGGCCGCCTCGCGGAGGTTCTGCTTTATCTTGCCCAGGGATGCCAGCAGGGCCCTGAGGACGAAGGGGTAGGCTATAACGGTGTGGGCGGAGGCTATGAGGTAGGGACTACCAAGCAGGAGGAGGGGCCCCCTGTGGAAGGCCTTTATGTAGCCCAGCCCTATGATTATCGCCGAAGATCCCAGGGGGAGCATAACGGCCGTGTCAAAGAGCCTCTTTCCAGGAAAGCTCCATCTCCGCAGGGCGTAGGCTATCGGGAGGGCTATGAGCAGGCTTAGAAAAACCGTTGAGAAACCGAAGAGGAAGGTGTAGCCTATCGCGTGCAGGCTGTCGGAGGCGAAGAGGGGGTTGTACTCAGCCTCAAAGAGGCGCCTGTACCAGAGGAGCGTCGGCCTTCCACCGTAGGTGAAGGACTCGTAGACGACCGCCAGGAGTGGAGCCACTATGAAGAGCGCAACCACAGCGGAGTAGAGGAGGATTAGAAGGCCTTTGACGCTGAGGATCTCCTTAGTGGTTAACCTCTCGGTTCTCCTGAAAACCCTCTGCTCTTCGGCCCGGGAGTAGAGCTCTAGGCTTTTGAGGTATGCGTACATGAAGGTAAAGCTCAGCGCCAGCTGGATGACGGCAAGGGCTGAGCCCCTCCTGAAGTCCAGAAGGGTCATGATCTCGGTGAATATGGCCACCTCAAGGGTGGCGTATTTGTAGCCGCCTATTATCAGCGGTATCGAAAAGCTGAGGAAGGAGAAGATGAAGGTGAGCATGGCCGAGGCCAGTATGCCCGGATATAGCATCGGAAGGGTCACCTTCCTGAAGAGCGTGAAGCCCCTCGCTCCAAGGCTCATGGCTGCTTCCTCGTAGTGGGGGTTTATCCTCTGCCAGAGGGCCGAGAGCATTCTGACGACGACGGGAAAGTTGTAGAATGCATGAGCCAGGATTATGCCCTTCCAGGAGTAGATTATTCCCAGATCTCTGCCTACCAGGTTTGTTATAACCCCGTTCCTTCCAAAGAGGATTATGAAGCCCATAGCGACCATTATGCTCGGCATGACGAAGGGAACCGTGAGCAGGGCCCTCAGGAAGCGCTTTCCCGGGAAGTCGTACCTGGCGAAGAGGTAAGCTCCGGGGAGACCGAGGGCGAGCGTTAAGATAGTTGAGGCTATCGCCTGTTCAAATGTGAAGAGGATGACCTTTCTGTAGTAGGAATCACCCAAGACCTCGCCGAGAGCAGCTGGGGACAGACCGTCCTTTAGAATGAGGAGTATCGGATAGTAGAAGAACAGCAGGAGAAAAACCAGCGAGGGGATGAGTATCAGAGGGCTGAGTCTCTTCCACTTCATCGGAATCCCTACCAATCTTGGCCTTAAAACGTTGTCCTTTAAAATGTTAGGCTGGCCGAAAAGGTTTTAAGTTCCGTCCCACAACTACCCATTGGTGGGTAAAAATGTATTACATCGGAAAAGCGAGGAGCCCCTACGGTCCACACAAGACCCACGAGGCCATCCTGGAAAAGCTCAGGGAGAAGGGCTTCGACGTTGAGTTCACCAAACACCACTGGGCCGGCGATCTGCCCTTTGGACTGGTCCTGGTTGAGGGAAAGAAGGGCCACGTGGCCGTCAGGTGGTCCCTCGGCAGGGAATTCACCCTTGAGCTGGAGGAAACCGACAAGGAAACGTTCGACGAGTTCATAGAGGACACTATAGAGTATACAAACGCGGACTCAGGATGAACGCTCCTGCTTAACCCTCTCGATGACGTCGAAGATGCTCCAGAGGTCTCTGATCACGTGTAGATGGGGGATTAAGGCCAGCATTTCCCTCTTTTTCTCCACGAACTTCGCCGTGAAGGGGAAGTAGTACCAGACGTATTCCGTGTTCTCGTCGCCGTGCCCGATGAAGCGCCAGGGTTTGTCGTCCACCCAGATGAAGATCTCGTCTCCATACTTCTCGCGGACGAGCTGAAATGCCTCGTCTATCGTTAAGTCCCTCCCGAAGACTATGACTTCGTCGAAGAGGTCGTAGATGCCCATCTCCTTCAGCCTTCTTACCTTCATGCCGTCTATGAAGTCTTCCGCCGAGAACGAGATAACGGTGTGCCCGGCTTCCTTGAGCTTCCTAAGCAGTTCGGGGGAGTCGTCTATCGGCTTCGTCAGCTTCACCCTCTCCTCGAACCAGGTCTCGAAAAACTTCGTCCTTAGGAAGAACGGCGGCTTCGACTTCTTCTTGTGCTTTCCAAAGGTCGGTCTCTCGAACTGGAGCTCTATCTTGGTGAGGAGCTTCGCCCATAGAGCCTTTCCCGGAAGCCAGCGGTAGCGTTTCTCCAGTGCTCTTCTGAAGGCCTCCTCGATGCACGAGTAAGTGTCAGCAAGGGTTCCGTCAAAGTCAAACGCTATTATCATTCAACCACCTCCAAGCGAGACGTAGAAGTGGCCCGCTCTCACGTGCTCAGAGATGAAGTCGTCGGACATTCCATAGGCCCAAATGACGCGGAAGCTCCCGTTTGTAGGGATTTTGAAGTCGTAGGGATCGCCTGTGTCAAGCTTCCTTGAGAACTCCACTACCGTGAAATCTCCATCTTCCCTGCCGCCGAAGGATACAATGCTGTAGTTTCCGCCGTAGAATTCATCGGGGTTGTGCGGGCCCGCAAAGCCGGTGGAATAATCATCACTGATCCCAACAGTCCCGTTGGGAAGGACGTAGGCTATAACTATGTCGGTCTTTTTCATCCCAGGGCCGCCTCCAAAGCCCACTGCGAGCCAGCCGTGCGTCATAGCCTTCATGCCCACGAAGAGGGTACCATTCTCAACGCGGAAGAAGGCCGAAAAATCGCCTTCCTTGGTGGTGAAGTTTACCTGATATTCACCCGGCGATATAACCCCGTCGGGCTTCCACTGAACCAGCTGGGTATTAGCATCTGACTTTTCGCCAGCATGGCTTACACACCCTGAAGATAAGGTTACAAGCGCGAGCGCTAAGACCACTGCAAGGAATTTGAGGCCTCTCATCATGGGCTTAGAATCGAGGCTGGGTTTTTTTAAAATTGCCTGACCAGCACAAAGCATATATTACAGGGACATCAAATTTCAACGAGCATTTTAAAGCTCAGAAGGTGATAGGTATGGGCAGACACTACATCCCGAACTCGGCCCACAAGGAGGAGATGCTGAAAGAAATCGGTTTTTCATCCATTGAGGACCTCTTCTCAGATGTTCCAAAGGGCATGGTCAAGGAGTTCGACCTGCCGGAGGGAAAGAGCGAATACGAGGTCTTCACTGAGATGAACGAAATTCTGGGCAAAAACAAGACCGTACTTGAGATGCCGAGCTTTTTAGGAGCGGGCACGTACTTCCACTACGTTCCCGCGCACGTCAAGTACATCATCGAGAGGAGCGAGTTTCTAACTGCTTACACCCCCTACCAGCCCGAGATAAGTCAGGGCATGCTCCAGGCCCTCTTCGAGTACCAGAGCATGATGGCCGAGCTCTACGGCCTTCCCATCGTGAACTCCTCTATGTACGACTGGGGAACGGCAATAGCGGAAGCAGCCCTGATGACGGTGAGGCTCCACAGAGGGAAGAAGAAGCGCTTCCTGATCCCTAAGGCCCTAAGCCCAGAAAAGAAAGCGGTGATTAGGACCTACACCCGCGGAGCGGACCTTGAGATAGTCGAGGTTCCCTGGGACGAAAAGGGTCAGCTCGACCTCGAAAAGCTCAAGGAGGAAGTTAAAGATTCCGCTGGAGTTTACGTCGAGATGAGCAACTTCTTTGGCCTTGTGGAGGAGAACGTTAGAGAAATCGGAGAAATAGCCCATGAAGCTGGGGCTTACTTCGTCGTTGGGGCAGACCCGACGATGCTGGGAGTCTTTGAAGCTCCGGGAGAGCTGGGCGCTGATATAGCCGTTGGGGAGGCATCTTACCTTGGAAGCCCGATGAACTTCGGCGGCCCGAGGGCGGGCGTCTTTGCGGTGAGGAACGACAGGTCACTCATCCGCCAGATGCCGGGCAGGATAATCGGCATGACCAAAGACGCGGACGGAAAGAGGGCATTCGTGATGACCCTCCAGACGAGGGAACAGCACATAAGGCGCGCAAAGGCAACCTCCAACATCTGCTCAAACGAGGCGCTGGTGGCGGTGGCGGCTGCGATACACCTCGCAACGCTCGGGCCGAAGGGCCTGGCGGAGCTTGGCGAAATCATTCTCAAGAACACGGCCTACCTCAAGAAGCGCCTCTCAGAGGTCGGCGAGGTTCCCTTCGAGGGGCTCTACTTCAAAGACGTGCCAGTACGCTTTGAGATTCCCTACGATGTCATCCACGAGAGGCTCCTTGAGAGGGGAATCCACGGCGGCTACTACCTCGGAAAGCACTTCCCAGAGCTGGGCGAGACAGCGCTCTTCGCGGCGACAGAGACAACGAGGAAGGAGTGGGTTGACAGACTGGTTGAAGCGCTGGGAGAGATAATAAGTGAGGCGGAGCTGTGAGGTGGTGAAGATGTTCAGGCAGGCTAAATGGGATGAGCCAACTATCTTTGAGCTCTCACGCCCCGGAAGGATTGGTTACACCCTTCCAAAGCCCATTGAGGAGGTTGAGGTTGAAATCCCTGAGAAGCTCAGGAGAACGAGCCCGCTCAAGCTCCCTGAGCTGAGCGAGCCCGAGGTGGTCAAGCACTATACGAGACTTAGCGAGATGAACTACGGCGTTGACTCCGGAATCTACCCGCTCGGCTCGTGCACCATGAAATACAACCCCAAGATAAACGAGGAGATAGCCTCCCACCCTGGTGTCGCCTACGTCCACCCCTACCAGGACGAACGGACAGTTCAGGGAGCGCTCAGGATAATGTGGGAGCTGGAGCAGTGGCTGAAGGAAATAACCGGCATGGACCGCTTCACCCTTCAGCCTGCCGCTGGGGCGAACGGTGAATTCACCGGCGTTTCGATAATCCGCGCCTACCACCTCGATCGCGGGGAAGTTCAGAGGGACGAGATGCTGGTTCCGGATTCAGCGCACGGAACCAACCCGGCAAGTGCGGCCATGGCCGGCTTCAAGGTTATTGAGATACCCTCCAACGAGAACGGTACGGTTGATCTGGAAGCCCTTGAGAACGCTGTGAGCGAGAGGACTGCCGGCTTAATGCTCACAAACCCAAACACCCTCGGCATCTTCGAGGACGAGATACTGGAGATAGCGAAGATAGTTCACAAAGCTGGAGGCCTGCTTTACTACGACGGAGCGAACCTCAACGCGGTCCTCGGAAAGATAAGGCCGGGTGATATGGGCTTTGACATAGTCCACCTCAACCTCCACAAGACCTTCTCGACTCCACATGGCGGTGGCGGCCCCGGAAGCGGGCCCGTCGGCGTTAAGGACTTCCTCAAGGATTACCTGCCAGTCCCACTGGTGAGCTACGACGAAGAAAACGACCGCTACTACCTCGACTACAACGTGCCGAAGAGCATCGGCAAGGTCAAAGAGCTTTACGGGAACTTTGCCGTCATCGTCAGGGCCCTGACTTACCTCAAGATAATGGGGAAGGAAGGCCTGAGAGAGGTCAGCGAGGTCGCTGTCCTCAACGCAAACTACCTCACCCAGAAGCTGAAGGGAACCCGTGGCTATGAGTTGCCGGGTAAAGAACTGAGGAAGCACGAGACCGTCTTTTCAGCCGAGCCCATGAAGAAGGAGACCGGTGTCACTGCGATGGACGTCGCCAAGAGGCTCCTCGACTTTGGAATGCACGCTCCAACGGTTTACTTCCCGCTGATTGTTCACGAGGCTCTCATGATAGAGCCGACCGAAACTGTTAGCAAAGAAGAGCTCGACGCCTACGTCGAGGCCCTCAAGAGGATAAGCGAAGAGGCCTACAGCAACCCTGAGGTTGTGAAGAGCGCCCCGCACAACACAGCAGTGAAGAGGGTTGACGACGTTTTAGCTGCGAAGAAGCCGGTAATAACTTGGCGCATGTACAGGGAGCTCAAGAAGAAGGGCGAGATCGATTATTGACTTTTATCTTTTTGTGGGGTCAGCCAGTGCCAGTCTCTTCATCCGGTAGCGAATCCGACCGGTAAACGCTCTTCATTCCCCTCTCTTCTTTTGGCGGTTGCTTTTTAAAAGGTTCTCCCAAAGTTCCCCCGGCCGATGACGAGCGTTAGCCACGCTGAGCGGTGAGGAAAAGAGGGTTAGCTGAGGCTTTAGTAGAGCTTTCCATTCTCCTCCCTGAGTTTCTCGCGCTTTTTTCAACTTTCTTTTCATCTTCAAAAAGTTTAGGCTTTTTAATTTTTTGAATTTTTGAAAAGGTGCTCTTTATAAAAATTTGAAAAATCAGAGGTACTTCCTCAGGAACTCCCCCACTTTTTTCTTCCACTCCTCAGGATGGAGCTTGAGCGTCCTTACGTGAGGAGCGTCGGTGACCCAGAGCTCGACGTCCGGGTTTATGGTTTTGTTGCGCTCGTAGAACTCCCGAACCTCTTCTACCGTGACGAGCGGGTCTTTCTCTCCGGCTATTAGGAGGAGCGGTTTCCTTGCTTTGTCGGCATAACTTATCGGGTGGACTTCCTTCCCGCCACTAAAAAGCTTCGTGAAGGGCTTGACGAAGACGTGGAGCCACTCAGGAAGGCCGACGAAGTACTTGAGGCCCCTTGCACTGGTCTTATCGAGATCCATGGGCGGTGAATCTGCGACGCCGCAGCAGACCTCCTCAATCTCTGCGAGGGAGCGTATGGTGAGCATCGCGCCCATCGAGAAACCTACGAGGGCTATTCTCTTCGCTTCCTCCGGGTGGTTTTCCTTCAGCCACCTCACGGCCGCCCTAACGTCCGCAATCTCCTTATCGCTGACCGTCGTGTACTTCCCCTTACTCCTTCCATGCGCCCTGAAGTCAAAGACGAGGACATTGTAGCCCTCTTTGAGGAGGAACTCAACGGTCGGCTTCATGTAGAGCTCGTACCACCTGCTTGCCGTGTAGCCGTGGAGTGGGATGACAGTTTTATCGCTCCCGTTTGAGATCCACCAGCCGCTGAGCTTTAGCCCGTCCTCGGTCTCAAATGTGATATCCTCATAATCGAAGCCGAGGTCTTTCGGCGTCCAGTCCCCGATGAGCCTCGGCGGCTTCACCATCTTATACCCAACGAAGGCAGAGAAGGTAAGGAAGAGGAAAATAACAAGAAGTAAGACTTCAATGATCATTTTCCACTCACCTCAAGTTCCTTCATGCTCCATATGAGAGGCATGGCTATGAGCACCAGCACCGCTCCGATGGGGAAGAGGATGCGGTAGTTGTCGTCCGCGAGGTCAACTATGGCCCCTCCTATCGTGCCGGCAAGAAGGACGGGCAGTGAGCGGGTGGCCTCGAAGAAGCCGTAGTAGCGGCCTGTAAATGCCTCCCTCTCAAACTTAGTGAGCAGATCGCCGATGACGGGATAAGAGGCCGCCATCAGGATTCCCCAGCCAATTCCCGCTATCCCGAGGGCAACTACTATCTCCTTCTGGCTCGTTATGAACCAGCCCCAGAGCTGTGGAATGGCAAAGACGAGGCCGCCGAGGATTATGCTCAGCCTCCTGCCAATCTTGTCGTAGATCATGCCGCCGGGGAGTGACCCCACGAGCACGGTCACGTTGAAGAGGGCCATTAGATACAGACCGAGGGATGTAACTGCCTTGATGTTCTCCTGGCTCGCTGAGCCTTTGAGAATGTACGCAAGGATCCCGTAGAGGAATATTGCTATGAACTCAAAACTCATCCACCAGAGGGTTTGTGCGGTGTAAAACTTGAGGAAGTCGCGCTTTTTGACTATGCTGGCCAGGTATTCCCAAAGGCTCTCCTCGTCATCAATTTCCGGCGCTTTGGGTTCTCGGATAACGAAGTAAACGAAGAGAGCGGCTCCAATAAGGAATATCGCAGTTATTATAAACGGTATCTTAAGGTACGGCGTCTGGACGAGCGCCTTTATTCCTTCACTTTCGCCTGTCTCGGCCACGGCCTTGGCGATGAGAAAAGCCGCCAGTCCGAAGAGGAACAGGTTGCCCGCCCATTCGAAGAGCGTAATGATCCCGCTCGCCTTTCCGCGCTGTCCGCTCTCGACCGTATCAGGCATCAGCGCACGGTACTGGGCGGTATAGGTGTGCATCGAGAGGTAGAAGAAACCGAGGGCCAGAGCAAAACCCCAGAGCGGGACACCCATGGCATAGGCCGTGTAGATCATCAGTGCAGCAATCCCGGCGAGGAGGCCCCCGAGCATTATAAACGGCCTTCTCCTGCCGTATTTCGATCTGAGGGTATCGCTGTAATACCCCAGCAGAACTGGCACGAACAGGCCGATGAGGCCCTCAGCGGCCAGTATGGTCCCCTTAACAAAGGCGGACTCCGTGTAGCTCGACAGTAGCGGAAAAGACAGGCCTTTGTTGAGGGCCCACCCAACGCTTCTGCTGAAGCCGAGCAGAGCAAGTCCAAGCACAACACCCCAACTGAAGCCCTTCCTCTCCATCATTCACACCCCCTTATTCTGCCGTGTTTATGTCAAAGAGACGTTTTTACGTTTCCAGTTCAAACGACAAAAATAAAAGGAAAGGTCAGTCCATGTCCGGCACGTAGTCGAGGGCATTGCCCTTAGTTCTGACAATGTCGCCCCTCCTGACGAACTGCATCGTTATCGCCGCCAGTATGAAGAACACCATTGCAAACGGAAGGAGCGTTTTGTAGCCTATGAGGTCGAGAAAGGCTCCCGCCAGGGGAGGTGCGACAAGGTTGGCAGCCTGACTGAAAAAGTAATAGAGCCCGGTGTAACCGCCGAGCTTCTCCTCCGTCGTCATGTCGACTACCATTGGCAGGGAGTTCACGTTGACCATCGCCCAACCTATTCCCGCAACAAAGAACAGGGCCATGAACTCCATGACGACTGGGTCAGATAGGGACGGACTCTGGGGCTGGTGGGTTTCACCCAAAAAGTATGCCCCGAGTACCACGAGGGAGATAAGTATCAGGCCCGCGGTTATGGTTCTCTTCCTCCCTATTCTCGCCCCGAGAAAGCCCGCGGGTATCGCGGATATCATGAAGCTGAGCGACACTGCGCCGAGCAGGAAGGCCCCGGTGCTCTCGATCCTCCTTGTGAACTCAGTCTCAGCGGCACCCACCGGGATCCTGAACAGGTGGTACTTGAAGTAGCTGGTAAAAAAGGTCTCCAGGGAGTT contains:
- a CDS encoding sodium-dependent transporter is translated as MEQRDQWATKIGLILAMAGNAVGLGNFVRFPTQVAQNGGGAFMVPYFVALFFLGIPVMWIEWVAGRYGGKYGHGTLGPTYYLMARESLKPRSALWLGVISGMLAFSLTVLLNSYYLHLIGWSAAYSWFSITGAYFGQNTGDFFSNYLSNHGEVFLFWGITVILLSIAVGQGVSKGIERWVKVMMPLLYIFAIIMVGYIFVLGSPIDPNWSTIDGFKFIWSPNWSYLGDHLWDVMLAATGQIFFTLSLGMGIIQNYASYLGPKDDVALSGLATVSLNEFAEVVLGGSIAIPLATAYAPKIVPADVLAKGKSEALAWIGQKFGLGFSYTSLPNVFVSMGDAGKLFGAMWFLLLWFAGFTSAIAMYNYLVALLEEDLNIKRSIGTWIVFLIYFIMGLPVVYISGYMDQVDAWVSFQLTLLALFDIIVAVYLFKPDNFWKELHEGAWMEVPGWYKPIILYIAPILLLLPLVGTFKSFISGRIGIAPWTAIIVMWIIGFIESYYSIKRKYAEELEKNEVIVKV
- a CDS encoding thiamine ABC transporter substrate-binding protein, with translation MKKLVGFLVVLLLVISAGCIGSEKGTSTSTTSSGSEKTTTTSNKPETLVVYSYDSFEYVAQATFPKFEEKYGVKVKLITVGDAGQLLNRLILEKDNPQADVVIGIDNSLAAKAIKAGILDPYKPKNIDLVPEWLIEKLDPTYHLIPYDYGYIAINYRLDKVSEPPKSLEDLTKPEWKDKLVIEDPRTSSPGAAFLLWTIAVYGNDGYLDYWEKLKENGVVITEGWSDAWYGKFMKEGYPLVLSYSTSPAATVYYENNTNIRAVAFREGNYLQVEGAGIVKGTKKKDLAQKFIEWLLTEDFQSEVPTNQWMYPVNPNVKLPDVYKYAVPLEEIKPVSLDPEYVRENFDRWIREWVQLMIQGKSPEEIKASREG
- a CDS encoding ABC transporter ATP-binding protein; protein product: MVEVRLDGIRLVREGFTLSIPKLEVRDGELLTLLGPSGCGKTTTLRIIAGLEKAEGRVFFGEEDVTGKEPYERNIGLVFQDYALFPHMTVFDNVAFGLKLRKLPRNEIERRVREVLEVVGLEGMEKRYPEQLSGGQQQRVALARALVIEPLVLLLDEPLSNLDAKIRERLRREIRRIQRETGTTTVYVTHDQEEAMAISDRIAVMNAGKILQLGEPLELYYHPKSEFVAKFLGKANLLELESKNGRACLGGLCFEVGRDGRVKVFFRPESVVVTEGNDAEVLEYEILPGRVRMILEVEGKEITTETPIPELPFSPKKIPKKVGIKVRAYSTLP
- a CDS encoding ABC transporter permease codes for the protein MKWKRLSPLILIPSLVFLLLFFYYPILLILKDGLSPAALGEVLGDSYYRKVILFTFEQAIASTILTLALGLPGAYLFARYDFPGKRFLRALLTVPFVMPSIMVAMGFIILFGRNGVITNLVGRDLGIIYSWKGIILAHAFYNFPVVVRMLSALWQRINPHYEEAAMSLGARGFTLFRKVTLPMLYPGILASAMLTFIFSFLSFSIPLIIGGYKYATLEVAIFTEIMTLLDFRRGSALAVIQLALSFTFMYAYLKSLELYSRAEEQRVFRRTERLTTKEILSVKGLLILLYSAVVALFIVAPLLAVVYESFTYGGRPTLLWYRRLFEAEYNPLFASDSLHAIGYTFLFGFSTVFLSLLIALPIAYALRRWSFPGKRLFDTAVMLPLGSSAIIIGLGYIKAFHRGPLLLLGSPYLIASAHTVIAYPFVLRALLASLGKIKQNLREAALTLGARDLTAFLKVELPLAMGGLLVGAIFAFAMSVAELGATYMIYRPEYTTVTIAIYKYLGTRQFGPASAMGVILILVSLVGFLIIEKTGEEVW
- a CDS encoding HAD family hydrolase; this encodes MIIAFDFDGTLADTYSCIEEAFRRALEKRYRWLPGKALWAKLLTKIELQFERPTFGKHKKKSKPPFFLRTKFFETWFEERVKLTKPIDDSPELLRKLKEAGHTVISFSAEDFIDGMKVRRLKEMGIYDLFDEVIVFGRDLTIDEAFQLVREKYGDEIFIWVDDKPWRFIGHGDENTEYVWYYFPFTAKFVEKKREMLALIPHLHVIRDLWSIFDVIERVKQERSS
- a CDS encoding DOMON domain-containing protein, coding for MMRGLKFLAVVLALALVTLSSGCVSHAGEKSDANTQLVQWKPDGVISPGEYQVNFTTKEGDFSAFFRVENGTLFVGMKAMTHGWLAVGFGGGPGMKKTDIVIAYVLPNGTVGISDDYSTGFAGPHNPDEFYGGNYSIVSFGGREDGDFTVVEFSRKLDTGDPYDFKIPTNGSFRVIWAYGMSDDFISEHVRAGHFYVSLGGG